Genomic segment of Rhodocaloribacter litoris:
ACGAGAGGGAGGCCGGGGCGGCCGGTCTCCCGTACGAGGTCGCCCGGTTGCCGCTCGACCAGGTGCCCCGTGCGCTGGCCGCCCGCGACACGCGCGGGTTCGTCAAGCTCATCCGCCATGCCGAGACGGATGTGCTGCTGGGGGCCCGCATCCTGGCGCCCGAGGGGGGCGAGCTGCTCATGGAGCTGGCCCTGGCCGTCAGGTACGGCATCCCCGTGCGGGAGCTGGCCGCGGCGTTCCATCCGTACCTGACCCTGTCCGAGGCCGTCAAGCTGGCGGCCATCACCTTCGGCAAGGACGTCAGCAAGCTGAGTTGTTGTGCGGCGTGAGCACGTACGGGGCTCAATCGCCGTCGCCTGTGGGCCGCTGGAGGATGAAGGGTGCGTTGACCGGGTTGGCGTCCACGCCCTGCTTCGACGCCGCGACCATGCGCGCGACTTCCTCCATCAGCCGCGCGTTTTCGATGACGATCCCGTCTTTGATCGTGTGGACGATGCCGCGCGTGCGGTACATGTTGCCGTCCTCGTCGAGGGTGAGGGCCCCGAAAGCGTAGAGAAAGCGGAGGTTGTACAGCGGGCTGCCGTCCACGATGAGGAGGTCGGCGAGGAAGCCGGGGCGCACGAGGCCGAGATCGGGTTGGCGGAGCGTTCGGGCGCTGTTGTAGGTGGCGGCCTTGAGCACTTCGAGGGTGTGCAGGCCCGTCTCGCGCAGCAGTTGCAGCTCGCGGACGTTGGAGAAGCCGGGGGTGGCCCAGATGTAGTTGTCGTCGGTGCCGTAAGCGACGCGGCCTCCGCGTTTGTTGAACGCAAAGATGAGCTCGCCCCACAGATCGAAGGCGTAGCTCCAGTAGTACTCGTCGTCCGAGGTCCAGTCGTAATGATAGGAGCCGTGGTAGGCCGGGTTGGGGAGGTTCCAGTTGATGAGCGCCTGGTGGGTGTATTTTTCGTGCCAGGGCAGGCTCTGGGCCCGGAGGATATCCCGGTTGGCCTCGTAGACGACGCGTGTGGGGAGCATCGTCACCCCGTAGGCGACGAGCGAGTCGGCGACTTCGGTGAGGAGACGTTCCCGGTTGGCTTCCAGCCATACCTTGCCTGCGTGACGGAAGCGGGCGTTTTCGTCGTTGTAGTTGTAGTCCCGCGGGAAGTCTTGCACGCTGCGGTCGAGCGAGGATTCGGCATAGGCGTAATGATGCTCGATCATGGTGACGCCGGCCCGTGCGGCATCGACGGCGTTGGTGACGGCAGCCGTGCTCGGCGGAATGTGGTACGTGGTGATGCCGCCGGCCGCTTCGACGGCCCGGCACACCGCCGCCAGCAGCGCGGGGTTCCACCCCAGCGGGCCGACGCTCGTCACGTGCATGCCCTGTGCACGCATCTCACGGGCGATCTGCGGGGCGTTGGCGGGGTCTTCGAGGAAGGCGCGGTCGTGGCCGGTCTTGTCGCCCCAGCTCCAGATCGGAAACATGCGGGGTGCCAGGATCTCGTTGCGTGCGCTGAGGCGGGCCTGTTCCATCGCCGCATCGAGGCCGCGGTCGGGGGCGGGCACCATCGTCGTGACCCCGTGGGCCAGTTTCAGGTAGTACACATACTCGAGCGGCATCGGCTCTTGCCGCAGGTGCATGTGCAGGTCGATCATGCCCGGCATCACGTACATGCCTTCGGCGTCGATGACCCGGTCGCCGGTGGGACGTTCGAGCGCGCCCCGGCGCTCGAGGGTCACCGGGTCCAGGGGGATCATGTCGGCGATGCGGTTGCCCTCGATGATGAGGTCATAGGGACCGACCGGCGGGCCGCCGTGGCCGGGGATGACCATGGCACCCCGGATGACGAGGCGGTCGTAGGGGCCTTCGGCCAGGTCGCCGTAGGTGCGGGGCTGGGCGGACAGGAAGCGCGGGACGAGCAGGAGCAGCAACAGGACGACGCAGCCGCTCGTCCGGGCGGTCTGGGGACGGTACATGACGGCGTGCAGGCGGGTGGGTGAAGGGGAGCCGGCCCGGGCAATATAGGCGATGCCGGGCACGTGCTCAACCGCCGCCTGCACGGGGGAAAAGGGTCAGCGTGCGGGAATGTGCGCGAAGACGGAGGTGTTACCGTGGGCGTCGAAGGTGAGCACGTCATAGGCCTCCGCATACGCCCCTTCCATGCCGGGCGAGCCCATCGGCATGCCGGGCACGGCCAGCCCGGTCACCGCCGGGCGTGCTTCGAGCAGCCGCTTCACCTGTTCGGCCGGCACGTGCCCCTCGACGACGTAGCCGTCCACCAGCGCCGTGTGGCACGAGGCCAGGCGCTGCGACACGCCGTACTGCGCCTTCACGGGAGAGACGTCCCGCACATCGTGCGTCTCCACGGTGAAACCGGCCGCCCGCATGTGATCGACCCATTTGCTGCAGCACCCGCACGTCGGCGACTTGTAGACGACCATCTTCGGCAGTTCGGCACGGCCGTTGAGCGAGAAGGCGAGACCCAGCACGGCGACGAGCGCCACGCCGCTCAGCCCGGCGATAAGCTTCTTGTTCATGATGCGCGGTGATGTTGACGGAGAACCGTACACCGTATGGTCCAGGCCGCGGAATGTTTCGGGCTCATGCGGTCCGGGAAGCGGGCCGGTGCAGCCGGGGCAGGGTATAGATCAGCACCACGACCGCCGCGATGAGGAGCTGGGCGATCAGGGTCTCGATCGTCGGGAAGAGGCCCAGCAGGTCGGCGCGCCAGGGCAACGGCGACGGGGTAACCGAGAGCCAGCCCGTCTCCTGAAAGGCATGAATGGCTTTCCCGGCGAGGATCACCGAGAGCACGCCCATCGCCAGGGAGGAATACTTGAACAGCGTGCGCACGGGGAGACGGGCCGAGGCACGCAGGGCGATGAACGCGAGCACCAGCACGCCGGCGATGGCGAGCACGGCCCCTCCGGCGACGGCCGCCTTGCTGCCCGGCCCTTCCTGCAGCGTCAACGCCGAGAGGAACAGCACCGACTCGAAGGCCTCGCGGAAGACGGCCATGAAGGCGATGGCCGCCAGCCCGAACAGGTTACTTCCCTGCAAGGCGGTCTGGATCCGCGTTTCGATGAAGGCCTTCCACCTGTGGATTTCCGTCTTGCTGTGCAGCCAGAAGCCGGCATAGAGCAACACGCCGACGGCCAGCAGGGCGATGCCGCCTTCCATGGCCTCGCGCTGCGTGGCTCCGAACCGGATGACCAGGTCCGAGAAGAACCAGGCGAGCACGCCGACGCCGACGGCGGCCAGCCATCCGGCATGAACCCAGCGGGCGGCGTGGCGCTGGCCGGCGGCGCGGAGCACGCTCAGGATGGCCAGGATGATCAGAAACGCTTCGAGGCCTTCGCGCAGCAGGATGGAGGCGGCCATGAAGAAAGCGAACCAGGGCGACGAAGGACGCCGGTCCAGCACGTCGCGGGCCTCGGCCAGCACGGCGTGGGCTTCGGCGACGGCCGCCCGGGCCTCGCCGGCGGGGGCGCTCGCCTGCAGGGTGTTGCGCACGGCCATCATCTGCCGTTCGAGCCGGGCGGTGAGGGCCGGGGCGTTCGCCCGGAGCGACGGTTCGACGGGCTCCACGCCTTCGAGGTAGGCACGGACGGCCAGCCCCCGCGCGGCCCCGGGGTCCCCCTTCAGGAAGGCGGCCAGCGCCTCGTCGAGCAGTTGCCCGGCGCGGCTGAGGGCGTCCTGGCGGGTCGGCGGGGGCGCCGTGCGCAGGGCGGCGACGGCCCGGGGCGGATCCGCCACACCGGCTTCGGCGAGCACGGCGGCCAGGTCGGCGTCGTTGAGCGAGGCCACCTGTTCGAGCGTCACGTGCGCACGGAGCGCGGCCAGGCCGGCCGTTGCGGCCGCGCCGGGGTGCTCGCGGGCCGCCTTCATCGACTTGACGAAGAACGCCAGCGCCCACACCTGCTCGTCCGTCAGATCCGGGTAGGGGGCCATGGCCGTGCCCTCGACGCCGAGCCGGATGGTGTTGTAGGCCTGGAAGGGGGAGAGGGAGGCGACGCGCACGCCGGTGGCGAAGGGGGTCGGGGCGGGTTCGAGGCCGGCGGCGGCCGGGCCGTTTCCGTCGCCGCGGTCGCCGTGGCAGGCGGCACAGCGTTCGGCGTAGAGCGCGGCGCCCGCGGCCGGGTCCGGCCACCGGGCCGGCGCCACCGGGAGCCCCACATGGCGGATCACCCCGGCCCGGAGGTCCCGTGCGGTCCGGGCCACCGCTTCCGGGTCGGCTTTGGTCGCCACCAGCGCCGCCAGCCGTGTGCTTGCCCCGTAGAGGGCCGAGTCGGCCGGCAGGTGGCCTTCCTGCACCAGTGCGTCGAGGAGCCGGCGGGCCGTAAGGGCGAATTCCTCCATCTCGGCGTACTCGTCCGCGTTCACGATCACCCCGGCCTCGACGGCTTCGGGGTAGTCCTGGGCCATGTAGTCGAGCACGTGTACGAGGGTGCGGGCGGCATCGGGCGCCTGGGCAAAGGCGGGCAGGACCGGCAGGCACAACAGGGCCAGCAAGGCCCTCACGGGGGCGGCCGGCAGGCTGGAAGGAAAACCGGGCATGAATTCGTTCGGGATGGGTGCGGCTCGAAACGGACGGGCAAACCCCTTGCCCTGTAATTTAGACTTAATCTACTCAAGAGGGGCGCAAGGTTTCAAGCCGGAGGGAAAGGTTGTGTGAAAGGCGGGGGTCAGGCGGGCGTGGCCACCGGCGTTTCCTGTTCCAGCGCACCGGCCAGCTGCCGGTCCGCCCGTTTTTGCCAGCGGAAGACGAGCAGGAGCAGGATCGTGTTCAGCACCAGAATCTCGAAGGCGAAGAAGACGTAGAGGTTGCCCAGCAGCACGGCGGCGTAGAGGACGATCATCCGGGTGTTCGTCGTGAGGGCGTTGTAGTACTTGAGCAGCGGCTTGTTCAGCGCCCGGTACTGCCGGCGCAGCCAGTCGGGGAAGTGCGTGCCGAAGCGTTCCCGGGCCCGCCGCTGCAGCGCGATGGAGTGCCCGCACCAGCGTTCCTGGCGGGTGGTGTAGGTGATGTAGGCCCGCATGAGCAGCTTTTCGAAGAAGTGCTTCGACCACCGGAGCCGGGCATACTCGCGGCGCAGGGCGGAGGATTTTTCCAGTTCCGCTTTCTGGGGGTTGACGACGAAGAACAGGTAGGCGTTGCGGTAGAAATCGGCCAGGGTGGACTGGTAGGAATGGGTGATGCCGGCGACGGCGGCGATGAGGAAGACCCAGCCGGTGCCGGCTTCGGCAACCAGGCGCAGCCCGAGGTGCAGGTAGAGGCTCGTGAACTTGGCATTGTCCGAGATGCCGTCGAGCATACGACCCAGGCGGGAGCGCATGTCGGCCATGCGGGCGAGCTGCCCGTCCGCTCCGTCCAGGGCCTGGCCGAGCATCCAGAGAAAGATGCCAAGGAGGTTCAGCCGCAGGTCCTGGTAGTAGAAGAAGTGCCCGGCCAGCACGCCGACGGCCATGCCGATGAGGGTGACCTGGTTGGGCGTCATCCGCAGGCGGTGTGCCAGCACGGCCAGGGCATAGCCCCAGGGGCGGTACAGGTAGATGTCGACGATTTCTTCTACGTCGCGTGCCTTGTAGGTGTCTTCGATGCGCCCCATGATGGATGCGGGCAGGTTGTGGCGACAGGCGTTCCGGGGGGAACCCGGCGGGGTCACGGGCGGGCCGGTCGCAGGGACGGAACGTGTCAAAAATACCGCGCCCGGTGGTTAATTGCTCTGCCTTAGACGCGCCGACCCCGCAACAAGTCACGCACCGTCGTTGTATTTTCGGGAAAAACGGGAGCCGGGAGCCTGCGAAGGGATGATCATGGGAAACGTCGAAGTCGTTGCGCCGCCGAAGGAGAAGAAGCGGAAAAAGCGAAAGGAAGCGACGGAAACGCTCCATATTCCGCAGTATCACGTCGTGCTGCTCGATGACGACGATCACACCTACGAATACGTCATTGAGATGCTGATGGCGCTTTTCGGTCATTCGATGAGCACGGCCTTCCGGATGGCCTGTGAGGTGGATCTGAAGGGGCGGGTCATCGTGGAGACGACGCACCGGGAGCGGGCCGAACTCAAGCGTGATCAGATCCATGCCTACGGGGCGGACTGGCGCATCCCGCACTGCAGGGGATCGATGTCGGCGCTCGTCGAACCGGCCGGGTGAAGGGGCAAGGCGGCTTTTTTTCGGAAAACGGGTCGGTTATCTTTCGGGGAATCGGGTTCCCGTTTCGGGGGGCCCGCGAGACCGTTTCGTTTTCTATCCCCGGAGGTTGCCATGCGACCGGTTCATTGCAACGTGTACGCGGCGCTCTTTGGTTGCGCGCTGTTTCTCTTCTGCGGCTTCGTGCCCGTCGTGCGGGCGCAGGAAGGAGCCGGACCCCGGGCCACCGTGCTGGAGGAGGTGGAGGCGCTGGTGCCGGAGATCCGCCGGCTTTCGATGGCGCTCTGGTCCTATGCGGAGACGGCCCTTGTCGAGCACCGTTCCGCCGGGGCCCTGATCGACGTGCTGGCACGGGAGGGGTTTACCGTCGAGCGCGGGGTGGCCGGCATGCCCACGGCCTTCGTGGCGACCTACGGGCAGGGGGCACCCGTCATCGGCATCCTGGCCGAGTACGATGCGTTGCCCGGGGTGGGGAACGCGCCCGTCCCCGAGCGCCGGGCACGCGAGGACGGGGTGGACCGCGGGCACGGGTGCGGGCACAACCTCTTCGGAGCGGGGTCGGTCGGGGCGGCCCTCGC
This window contains:
- a CDS encoding amidohydrolase family protein, whose protein sequence is MYRPQTARTSGCVVLLLLLLVPRFLSAQPRTYGDLAEGPYDRLVIRGAMVIPGHGGPPVGPYDLIIEGNRIADMIPLDPVTLERRGALERPTGDRVIDAEGMYVMPGMIDLHMHLRQEPMPLEYVYYLKLAHGVTTMVPAPDRGLDAAMEQARLSARNEILAPRMFPIWSWGDKTGHDRAFLEDPANAPQIAREMRAQGMHVTSVGPLGWNPALLAAVCRAVEAAGGITTYHIPPSTAAVTNAVDAARAGVTMIEHHYAYAESSLDRSVQDFPRDYNYNDENARFRHAGKVWLEANRERLLTEVADSLVAYGVTMLPTRVVYEANRDILRAQSLPWHEKYTHQALINWNLPNPAYHGSYHYDWTSDDEYYWSYAFDLWGELIFAFNKRGGRVAYGTDDNYIWATPGFSNVRELQLLRETGLHTLEVLKAATYNSARTLRQPDLGLVRPGFLADLLIVDGSPLYNLRFLYAFGALTLDEDGNMYRTRGIVHTIKDGIVIENARLMEEVARMVAASKQGVDANPVNAPFILQRPTGDGD
- a CDS encoding ATP-dependent Clp protease adaptor ClpS; the protein is MGNVEVVAPPKEKKRKKRKEATETLHIPQYHVVLLDDDDHTYEYVIEMLMALFGHSMSTAFRMACEVDLKGRVIVETTHRERAELKRDQIHAYGADWRIPHCRGSMSALVEPAG
- a CDS encoding CDP-alcohol phosphatidyltransferase family protein, whose product is MGRIEDTYKARDVEEIVDIYLYRPWGYALAVLAHRLRMTPNQVTLIGMAVGVLAGHFFYYQDLRLNLLGIFLWMLGQALDGADGQLARMADMRSRLGRMLDGISDNAKFTSLYLHLGLRLVAEAGTGWVFLIAAVAGITHSYQSTLADFYRNAYLFFVVNPQKAELEKSSALRREYARLRWSKHFFEKLLMRAYITYTTRQERWCGHSIALQRRARERFGTHFPDWLRRQYRALNKPLLKYYNALTTNTRMIVLYAAVLLGNLYVFFAFEILVLNTILLLLVFRWQKRADRQLAGALEQETPVATPA
- a CDS encoding FTR1 family protein, which gives rise to MPGFPSSLPAAPVRALLALLCLPVLPAFAQAPDAARTLVHVLDYMAQDYPEAVEAGVIVNADEYAEMEEFALTARRLLDALVQEGHLPADSALYGASTRLAALVATKADPEAVARTARDLRAGVIRHVGLPVAPARWPDPAAGAALYAERCAACHGDRGDGNGPAAAGLEPAPTPFATGVRVASLSPFQAYNTIRLGVEGTAMAPYPDLTDEQVWALAFFVKSMKAAREHPGAAATAGLAALRAHVTLEQVASLNDADLAAVLAEAGVADPPRAVAALRTAPPPTRQDALSRAGQLLDEALAAFLKGDPGAARGLAVRAYLEGVEPVEPSLRANAPALTARLERQMMAVRNTLQASAPAGEARAAVAEAHAVLAEARDVLDRRPSSPWFAFFMAASILLREGLEAFLIILAILSVLRAAGQRHAARWVHAGWLAAVGVGVLAWFFSDLVIRFGATQREAMEGGIALLAVGVLLYAGFWLHSKTEIHRWKAFIETRIQTALQGSNLFGLAAIAFMAVFREAFESVLFLSALTLQEGPGSKAAVAGGAVLAIAGVLVLAFIALRASARLPVRTLFKYSSLAMGVLSVILAGKAIHAFQETGWLSVTPSPLPWRADLLGLFPTIETLIAQLLIAAVVVLIYTLPRLHRPASRTA
- a CDS encoding DUF411 domain-containing protein → MNKKLIAGLSGVALVAVLGLAFSLNGRAELPKMVVYKSPTCGCCSKWVDHMRAAGFTVETHDVRDVSPVKAQYGVSQRLASCHTALVDGYVVEGHVPAEQVKRLLEARPAVTGLAVPGMPMGSPGMEGAYAEAYDVLTFDAHGNTSVFAHIPAR